One Misgurnus anguillicaudatus chromosome 22, ASM2758022v2, whole genome shotgun sequence DNA segment encodes these proteins:
- the casr gene encoding extracellular calcium-sensing receptor isoform X1, with translation MRFHLRFYVRCLVLMGFSCVISTYGPVQRAQKTGDILLGGLFPIHFGVASKDQDLAARPESTECVRYNFRGFRWLQAMIFAIEEINNSSTLLPNITLGYRIFDTCNTVSKALEASLSFVAQNKIDSLNLDEFCNCTGNIPSTIAVVGASGSAVSTAVADLVGLFYIPQISYASSSRLLSNKNQYKSFMRTIPTDEYQAIAMAAIIDHFQWNWVIAIASDDEYGRPGIEKFENEMFHRDICIDLNVLISQYTDEAEIRRLADRIENSTAKVIAVFASGPDIEPLVKEMVRRNVTDRVWLASEAWAGSSLVAKPEYLDVMGGTIGFVLRAGKIPGLKEFLQQVHPKQSSHNEFVREFWEETFNCYLEDSQRNEDSENGSTSFRPLCTGDEDIASVETPYLDYTHLRISYNVYVAVYAIAQALQDILNCTPGKGLFANGSCADIRKVEAWQVLKQLRHLNFIDSMGERVRFDNGSEVSANYTIINWHRSSEDGSVVFEEVGYYSIHNKNGAKLSIDKTKVLWNGHSTEVPFSNCSEECEPGTRKGIIDGKPTCCFECTECSDGEYSDNKDASVCSKCPNNSWSNGNHTSCFLKEIEFLSWTEPFGIALALFSVLGVLLTAFVLGVFVQFRDTPIVKASNRELSYLLLFSLICCFSSSLIFIGEPQDWTCRVRQPAFGISFVLCISCILVKTNRVLLVFEAKIPTSVHRKWWGLNLQFLLVFLFTFVQVMISVVWLYNAPPGSYRNYDIDEIIFITCNEGSMMALGFLIGYTCLLAAICFFFAFKSRKLPENFTEAKFITFSMLIFFIVWISFIPAYFSTYGKFVSAVEVIAILASSFSLLACIFFNKVYIILFKPSRNTIEEVRCCTAAHAFKAAAKATLRHSSTSRIRSSSVGGSSASSPSSSISLKTNGNETESPLARRQSQKPRVSFGSGTVSFSLSFEESRKNSVK, from the exons ATGAGGTTTCATTTGAGGTTTTACGTGCGCTGCCTGGTTTTAATGGGTTTCAGTTGTGTAATTTCTACCTATGGCCCAGTTCAGAGGGCTCAGAAGACAGGTGACATACTGTTGGGGGGGCTTTTCCCAATACACTTTGGTGTTGCCTCTAAAGACCAGGATCTTGCAGCGAGGCCAGAGTCAACAGAATGTGTCAG GTACAACTTCCGTGGGTTCCGCTGGCTTCAAGCTATGATTTTTGCTATCGAGGAGATCAACAACAGCTCTACTCTTCTTCCAAACATCACGCTTGGTTACCGTATATTTGACACATGCAACACCGTCTCAAAAGCTCTGGAGGCATCGCTGAGTTTTGTCGCACAGAATAAGATCGATTCGCTCAACTTGGATGAATTCTGTAACTGCACAGGAAACATCCCATCAACTATCGCAGTGGTCGGGGCGTCCGGATCCGCCGTCTCTACGGCAGTCGCTGACCTCGTTGGCCTCTTTTATATTCCTCAG ATAAGCTACGCCTCATCCAGTCGCCTTTTGAGCAACAAGAATCAGTACAAATCTTTCATGAGAACCATCCCTACAGATGAGTACCAAGCCATCGCCATGGCTGCCATCATAGACCACTTCCAATGGAACTGGGTGATCGCCATCGCCTCCGACGATGAGTACGGCCGCCCGGGGATCGAGAAGTTCGAGAACGAAATGTTTCATAGGGACATCTGCATCGATCTCAACGTTTTAATTTCACAGTACACTGATGAAGCTGAAATTCGTCGTCTGGCGGACCGCATCGAAAACTCCACCGCCAAGGTCATCGCCGTGTTCGCCAGCGGGCCCGATATCGAGCCGCTGGTTAAAGAGATGGTCAGGCGAAACGTCACAGACCGGGTCTGGTTAGCGAGCGAAGCCTGGGCCGGCTCAAGCCTGGTCGCCAAGCCGGAGTATCTCGACGTCATGGGCGGAACCATCGGTTTTGTGTTGAGGGCTGGGAAAATACCTGGCTTAAAAGAATTCCTACAGCAAGTTCATCCAAAGCAGTCGAGTCATAATGAATTTGTGAGGGAATTTTGGGAGGAGACCTTTAACTGTTACCTGGAAGACAGCCAGAGGAATGAGGACAGTGAGAATGGCAGTACGAGTTTCAGGCCCTTGTGCACTGGGGATGAAGACATTGCGAGCGTGGAGACACCGTACCTGGACTACACGCACCTAAGGATTTCCTACAATGTCTACGTGGCTGTTTATGCCATAGCGCAGGCGCTTCAGGACATCCTCAACTGTACACCTGGGAAAGGACTGTTTGCTAACGGCTCTTGTGCCGATATTCGGAAAGTGGAAGCATGGCAG GTTCTAAAACAACTGAGACACCTAAACTTCATCGACAGCATGGGGGAGAGAGTGCGTTTCGATAACGGCAGTGAGGTCTCTGCAAATTATACAATCATAAACTGGCATCGCTCCTCTGAGGACGGATCTGTTGTGTTTGAAGAAGTCGGTTATTATAGCATACATAACAAGAATGGAGCCAAACTTTCCATAGATAAGACAAAGGTCCTGTGGAATGGCCATTCGACTGAG GTGCCGTTTTCTAACTGTAGTGAGGAGTGTGAACCTGGAACCAGGAAAGGAATTATTGATGGTAAACCTACGTGCTGCTTCGAGTGTACTGAATGCTCAGATGGAGAGTACAGTGATAATAAAG ATGCCAGCGTTTGTTCCAAGTGTCCCAACAACTCCTGGTCTAATGGCAATCACACATCCTGCTTTCTAAAGGAGATCGAGTTTCTTTCCTGGACCGAACCTTTTGGAATCGCGTTGGCCTTGTTCTCAGTACTCGGCGTCCTATTAACGGCGTTTGTGCTGGGTGTTTTTGTTCAGTTTCGTGACACCCCCATTGTGAAAGCCTCAAACCGGGAACTGTCGTACCTTCTTCTTTTCTCGCTTATTTGTTGTTTCTCCAGCTCCCTCATTTTCATCGGCGAACCTCAAGATTGGACATGCCGCGTACGGCAGCCGGCTTTCGGAATCAGTTTTGTGTTGTGCATTTCCTGCATTTTAGTTAAAACAAACCGGGTCCTGCTGGTATTCGAAGCCAAAATCCCCACCAGTGTCCACCGTAAATGGTGGGGGCTCAACCTGCAGTTTTTATTGGTCTTTCTGTTCACGTTTGTGCAGGTCATGATCTCCGTGGTTTGGCTGTACAATGCTCCACCAGGCAGTTACAGGAATTATGACATTGATGAGATCATCTTCATTACATGCAATGAGGGCTCCATGATGGCATTGGGATTCCTGATCGGCTACACCTGCCTGCTGGCGGCCATCTGTTTCTTCTTTGCGTTCAAGTCTCGGAAGCTGCCCGAAAACTTCACAGAGGCGAAGTTCATCACGTTTAGCATGTTGATCTTCTTCATTGTCTGGATCTCCTTCATCCCCGCGTACTTCAGCACGTACGGCAAGTTTGTCTCAGCGGTCGAGGTCATTGCCATCCTGGCCTCCAGCTTCAGTTTGCTAGCTTGTATCTTTTTCAACAAGGTCTACATAATTCTCTTTAAACCATCCAGGAACACGATCGAGGAGGTTCGCTGTTGCACGGCAGCTCACGCTTTCAAAGCGGCAGCAAAAGCAACGCTACGGCACAGCTCCACCTCCAGAATAAGGTCGAGCAGTGTCGGTGGCTCCTCCGCCTCTTCGCCCTCCTCATCCATAAGTCTGAAGACCAATGGCAATGAAACTGAGTCACCACTTGCACGCAGGCAAAGTCAGAAACCGAGGGTGAGCTTTGGTAGTGGAACGGTCAGTTTCTCCTTGAGCTTTGAGGAATCTAGAAAGAACTCTGTGAAATAA
- the casr gene encoding extracellular calcium-sensing receptor isoform X2, translated as MRFHLRFYVRCLVLMGFSCVISTYGPVQRAQKTGDILLGGLFPIHFGVASKDQDLAARPESTECVRYNFRGFRWLQAMIFAIEEINNSSTLLPNITLGYRIFDTCNTVSKALEASLSFVAQNKIDSLNLDEFCNCTGNIPSTIAVVGASGSAVSTAVADLVGLFYIPQISYASSSRLLSNKNQYKSFMRTIPTDEYQAIAMAAIIDHFQWNWVIAIASDDEYGRPGIEKFENEMFHRDICIDLNVLISQYTDEAEIRRLADRIENSTAKVIAVFASGPDIEPLVKEMVRRNVTDRVWLASEAWAGSSLVAKPEYLDVMGGTIGFVLRAGKIPGLKEFLQQVHPKQSSHNEFVREFWEETFNCYLEDSQRNEDSENGSTSFRPLCTGDEDIASVETPYLDYTHLRISYNVYVAVYAIAQALQDILNCTPGKGLFANGSCADIRKVEAWQVLKQLRHLNFIDSMGERVRFDNGSEVSANYTIINWHRSSEDGSVVFEEVGYYSIHNKNGAKLSIDKTKVLWNGHSTEVPFSNCSEECEPGTRKGIIDDASVCSKCPNNSWSNGNHTSCFLKEIEFLSWTEPFGIALALFSVLGVLLTAFVLGVFVQFRDTPIVKASNRELSYLLLFSLICCFSSSLIFIGEPQDWTCRVRQPAFGISFVLCISCILVKTNRVLLVFEAKIPTSVHRKWWGLNLQFLLVFLFTFVQVMISVVWLYNAPPGSYRNYDIDEIIFITCNEGSMMALGFLIGYTCLLAAICFFFAFKSRKLPENFTEAKFITFSMLIFFIVWISFIPAYFSTYGKFVSAVEVIAILASSFSLLACIFFNKVYIILFKPSRNTIEEVRCCTAAHAFKAAAKATLRHSSTSRIRSSSVGGSSASSPSSSISLKTNGNETESPLARRQSQKPRVSFGSGTVSFSLSFEESRKNSVK; from the exons ATGAGGTTTCATTTGAGGTTTTACGTGCGCTGCCTGGTTTTAATGGGTTTCAGTTGTGTAATTTCTACCTATGGCCCAGTTCAGAGGGCTCAGAAGACAGGTGACATACTGTTGGGGGGGCTTTTCCCAATACACTTTGGTGTTGCCTCTAAAGACCAGGATCTTGCAGCGAGGCCAGAGTCAACAGAATGTGTCAG GTACAACTTCCGTGGGTTCCGCTGGCTTCAAGCTATGATTTTTGCTATCGAGGAGATCAACAACAGCTCTACTCTTCTTCCAAACATCACGCTTGGTTACCGTATATTTGACACATGCAACACCGTCTCAAAAGCTCTGGAGGCATCGCTGAGTTTTGTCGCACAGAATAAGATCGATTCGCTCAACTTGGATGAATTCTGTAACTGCACAGGAAACATCCCATCAACTATCGCAGTGGTCGGGGCGTCCGGATCCGCCGTCTCTACGGCAGTCGCTGACCTCGTTGGCCTCTTTTATATTCCTCAG ATAAGCTACGCCTCATCCAGTCGCCTTTTGAGCAACAAGAATCAGTACAAATCTTTCATGAGAACCATCCCTACAGATGAGTACCAAGCCATCGCCATGGCTGCCATCATAGACCACTTCCAATGGAACTGGGTGATCGCCATCGCCTCCGACGATGAGTACGGCCGCCCGGGGATCGAGAAGTTCGAGAACGAAATGTTTCATAGGGACATCTGCATCGATCTCAACGTTTTAATTTCACAGTACACTGATGAAGCTGAAATTCGTCGTCTGGCGGACCGCATCGAAAACTCCACCGCCAAGGTCATCGCCGTGTTCGCCAGCGGGCCCGATATCGAGCCGCTGGTTAAAGAGATGGTCAGGCGAAACGTCACAGACCGGGTCTGGTTAGCGAGCGAAGCCTGGGCCGGCTCAAGCCTGGTCGCCAAGCCGGAGTATCTCGACGTCATGGGCGGAACCATCGGTTTTGTGTTGAGGGCTGGGAAAATACCTGGCTTAAAAGAATTCCTACAGCAAGTTCATCCAAAGCAGTCGAGTCATAATGAATTTGTGAGGGAATTTTGGGAGGAGACCTTTAACTGTTACCTGGAAGACAGCCAGAGGAATGAGGACAGTGAGAATGGCAGTACGAGTTTCAGGCCCTTGTGCACTGGGGATGAAGACATTGCGAGCGTGGAGACACCGTACCTGGACTACACGCACCTAAGGATTTCCTACAATGTCTACGTGGCTGTTTATGCCATAGCGCAGGCGCTTCAGGACATCCTCAACTGTACACCTGGGAAAGGACTGTTTGCTAACGGCTCTTGTGCCGATATTCGGAAAGTGGAAGCATGGCAG GTTCTAAAACAACTGAGACACCTAAACTTCATCGACAGCATGGGGGAGAGAGTGCGTTTCGATAACGGCAGTGAGGTCTCTGCAAATTATACAATCATAAACTGGCATCGCTCCTCTGAGGACGGATCTGTTGTGTTTGAAGAAGTCGGTTATTATAGCATACATAACAAGAATGGAGCCAAACTTTCCATAGATAAGACAAAGGTCCTGTGGAATGGCCATTCGACTGAG GTGCCGTTTTCTAACTGTAGTGAGGAGTGTGAACCTGGAACCAGGAAAGGAATTATTGATG ATGCCAGCGTTTGTTCCAAGTGTCCCAACAACTCCTGGTCTAATGGCAATCACACATCCTGCTTTCTAAAGGAGATCGAGTTTCTTTCCTGGACCGAACCTTTTGGAATCGCGTTGGCCTTGTTCTCAGTACTCGGCGTCCTATTAACGGCGTTTGTGCTGGGTGTTTTTGTTCAGTTTCGTGACACCCCCATTGTGAAAGCCTCAAACCGGGAACTGTCGTACCTTCTTCTTTTCTCGCTTATTTGTTGTTTCTCCAGCTCCCTCATTTTCATCGGCGAACCTCAAGATTGGACATGCCGCGTACGGCAGCCGGCTTTCGGAATCAGTTTTGTGTTGTGCATTTCCTGCATTTTAGTTAAAACAAACCGGGTCCTGCTGGTATTCGAAGCCAAAATCCCCACCAGTGTCCACCGTAAATGGTGGGGGCTCAACCTGCAGTTTTTATTGGTCTTTCTGTTCACGTTTGTGCAGGTCATGATCTCCGTGGTTTGGCTGTACAATGCTCCACCAGGCAGTTACAGGAATTATGACATTGATGAGATCATCTTCATTACATGCAATGAGGGCTCCATGATGGCATTGGGATTCCTGATCGGCTACACCTGCCTGCTGGCGGCCATCTGTTTCTTCTTTGCGTTCAAGTCTCGGAAGCTGCCCGAAAACTTCACAGAGGCGAAGTTCATCACGTTTAGCATGTTGATCTTCTTCATTGTCTGGATCTCCTTCATCCCCGCGTACTTCAGCACGTACGGCAAGTTTGTCTCAGCGGTCGAGGTCATTGCCATCCTGGCCTCCAGCTTCAGTTTGCTAGCTTGTATCTTTTTCAACAAGGTCTACATAATTCTCTTTAAACCATCCAGGAACACGATCGAGGAGGTTCGCTGTTGCACGGCAGCTCACGCTTTCAAAGCGGCAGCAAAAGCAACGCTACGGCACAGCTCCACCTCCAGAATAAGGTCGAGCAGTGTCGGTGGCTCCTCCGCCTCTTCGCCCTCCTCATCCATAAGTCTGAAGACCAATGGCAATGAAACTGAGTCACCACTTGCACGCAGGCAAAGTCAGAAACCGAGGGTGAGCTTTGGTAGTGGAACGGTCAGTTTCTCCTTGAGCTTTGAGGAATCTAGAAAGAACTCTGTGAAATAA